From the genome of Methanoregula boonei 6A8:
GGACCGGGGTCTCCCCTGATGATAAGGAACAGATCTTTGAGAGGGGTTTTGGCCACAATACCGGCTACGGCCTGTTCCTGGTTAAAGAGATCCTGTCCATTACCGGTCTTTCCATAAAAGAGACCGGTCATTATGGGAAAGGGGCTCGCTTTGAGATCCTTGTTCCCAAAGGGGCCTATCGTTTCCCGGAACCTTCATTATAGGATCCGCCGATCTGATTCCCACCTTTTTGGGGAAAGCCAGTTACTCTTCTTTTGCATTCCGAAGTGAGCGGGCAAGGACCGCGTTACAGTCAGTAAGAAGCGGCGGGCCGTGCCCAAAATAGATTGCAGCAACATTCCTGCTGCAGATCATTTCAAACGCCTGGATAAATTCCGGTGCATATGTGGCATCGGAATTCCGTATAATAAGCGGCGTATCCCCGGCAAAAAGGACAGCGTCATCCGCACAATACAGGCAGATGGAATCATGGCTGTGCCCGGGTGTGGGAATTACTTCGCATTCCCGGTCGCCAAGGAAGAGATGTTCGCCCCCTTTGAGCACGACATCAACCCCGGAAAGAGAAGATGCGGCTGCGTACACCACCGGTGAGAAAAGTTCCCGGATCTGCGGCAGCAGTGAGACATGATCGTAGTGGCTGTGGGTCAGGATCACCTGTTCCACCCGTTTCTTGCCTACACCGGTAGATGCAGACATAAGATCTTCAAGGATTGCCGGGTCACGTCCGACATCAACCAGCGTGTTTTTGTCAGCAATCGCATTCCGGGTGCCGGTCACAAGGTAAACGTTTGACGTATAGATCTGGTCCCGGGTGGAAAGGTTGCGTATTTTCATGTCGGTCCGGGGATTTTTCTGAAAACCTGGGCATTTGCCACAACCTGTTCGAAATGATCGCCAAGCTCCGGCGGCATCTTCTGGGTCTGCTCGGTAATAAGGAAACAGCCGTCGTCAAGTGCATCATAGAACATTTTAAGGACCCGAATCCGCTGTTCTTCGGTGAAATGCAACAACACATTTTTGCAGACAATCAGGCCCATGTTGGGACGGACTGCCTCGTAGGTCAGGAGATCTTTTCGTTCAAAGGTCAGGCGCTTGCGGATCTCGTCAGAGATCCTGTAGTACCCTTCACGGCTCTCATCCGGGGCAAAGTATTTTGCAAAGATATCCTTTGGGATCCGTTCGAGTTCTACCTGGGGATAGGATCCGTCTTCGATAATTTTTGCAAACAGGTTGCTTGAATCGATATCTGTGCAGTAAAGCCGGACGTTTCGGAATATCATCTGGCCCATATTCTCCCTGAGAAGGATAGCAATGGTGTAGGGTTCCTGGCCCATGGCACACCCGGCACTCCAGATGTTGATGTATCTCCGGCTCCCGATCACCGGGAGAACGTATTCACGAATCATATCTAGGGTCTGGTAATCCCGAAAAAAATACGTAAATGCCATGGAGTCCTTTCCGCTATGTCTGATCTGACCGTGAGTACCATATATGGGTTTTGCGGATCCCTGCAAAATCATGGCCCCGGCCTAGTCAGAACAGTGTCGCGTTTCCTGTCCCGGGTTTTTTAACGCCCGGTACGTTACCGGACCTGACAGGCATCTTCTTCCCGGGCGCTGCGGACGGGTATGCAGCAAGGATCTCCTCCCCTGCCCGTTCAAGCAGCGTCCGGTAGAATGCGGTATCAAACGAGATCGCTGACCCGGCCGGCACCACCCGGTAATGCCGGGCATCCTCAACCACGTACCGGATCTGCATACCGGGCGAAAGCTCGATCCCCTGGTCACGGTACGCCTGAACGGCAGCTCCTTCCAGGCAGCGGTGGCGGTACACAAGCCGGCTGATCCGGCGGCCGATTGCCATCTGTTGAGGGTCTGCGGCAGGGAGGGCCAAAATCGCCTCCCGAAAGATCTGCTCTGCTTCCTCTTTTGTCTCTTCCAGCTCCGCAATGGTTGCCGCCCGCTTCATGACACCAAGCATCCGGCACTGCACCTCCTTTATGAATGGTGGCGTATCATGCCGGCGTGCTGCAATTCCCCGCACCCGGATGTGCCCATCTGACAGTTTCCCGTAGTACCGGTTGTACGCGCCAAAGCCGTCTGCCAGCGGCAAAAAGACAATCCAGTCGAAATGTTCGGCATCAATGGGATAACGGGTTTCCCGTTCGATCCGCTCCCGGAGCGTCTCGATTGGCAGGTTCCCCTGCACCCAGAGGCAATCCACAATCCCGTGGAGGACGGTAAATCCCATCTCTTCTGCAATCTCCTTGGTGCGGAGCAGGATCTCCCGGGATGCTGCCGTGATCGCCTCATGTACTTCGATCCTCCCGAACTTCGCGTTCCTGTACCCCGTGTACCCGAAACAGGTCACAAGCATCCACTTGAGGATCGCATCCGGGCCCCGCAGCCGGGGATCGGTCTTTTTTTGCCTTTTTGTGGTACGGCGCAACCCGATCACGGGATCAAGCACGGCGGGCAAAAACCCGGGCCGATCGTTATGACCAAGGGTTTCAGGAGAGAGATTCTCATTTACAATAATCGTTGGGTACAGGGACGTAAAATCGATCTCATCCACTGACTCATATGTCCCCGGTACCGGCTGGAACATCAGACCGCCCCGGTCTGCGGCCTGGAGTTCGGCGATCTTTCGTACCTGCTCGGGCTCGTTCTTGCGAAACGGCACCGCAATCCCCTGACGGAGGGCTTCCCGGATCTCGTAGCTGCTAATCAGTGTCCCGGGCGTAAGCCGGGACGCCGGACCGGGCGGGATGCCGGCAAGCCGGGATGCTATGAGCATCCCGGAAAGTCCGCCGGCATGATATGCAAACGACTGCTCCGTGTCAATGAGGATGCGCCCCTCCGGGACAAGTGCCGCCCCCTTGTGTTCCATGCGCCCGTAGCTCCAGTACGACCGTGCACTCTGGTTGCG
Proteins encoded in this window:
- a CDS encoding CheR family methyltransferase, whose translation is MAFTYFFRDYQTLDMIREYVLPVIGSRRYINIWSAGCAMGQEPYTIAILLRENMGQMIFRNVRLYCTDIDSSNLFAKIIEDGSYPQVELERIPKDIFAKYFAPDESREGYYRISDEIRKRLTFERKDLLTYEAVRPNMGLIVCKNVLLHFTEEQRIRVLKMFYDALDDGCFLITEQTQKMPPELGDHFEQVVANAQVFRKIPGPT
- a CDS encoding MBL fold metallo-hydrolase codes for the protein MKIRNLSTRDQIYTSNVYLVTGTRNAIADKNTLVDVGRDPAILEDLMSASTGVGKKRVEQVILTHSHYDHVSLLPQIRELFSPVVYAAASSLSGVDVVLKGGEHLFLGDRECEVIPTPGHSHDSICLYCADDAVLFAGDTPLIIRNSDATYAPEFIQAFEMICSRNVAAIYFGHGPPLLTDCNAVLARSLRNAKEE
- a CDS encoding type B DNA-directed DNA polymerase, with translation MWILDSAYRDGGVDLWVKEGGTVQKIHTPYDPPFYVSFRDPTACHELIAALETQYGAEKCAILTIFGDVPGYAIHAGRDVAEAIERQAQYDTDLFNVDVRRDQRFMAERGIVPCTGNDGDRFSPDVAHDLTILELRTRGNPVVSAPSLEFDLECSGETCRLDGKAGDVLADLAGQIASHDPDIILMPDADLAVPGLLTLARQYGITVPFSRNGKYRNQSARSYWSYGRMEHKGAALVPEGRILIDTEQSFAYHAGGLSGMLIASRLAGIPPGPASRLTPGTLISSYEIREALRQGIAVPFRKNEPEQVRKIAELQAADRGGLMFQPVPGTYESVDEIDFTSLYPTIIVNENLSPETLGHNDRPGFLPAVLDPVIGLRRTTKRQKKTDPRLRGPDAILKWMLVTCFGYTGYRNAKFGRIEVHEAITAASREILLRTKEIAEEMGFTVLHGIVDCLWVQGNLPIETLRERIERETRYPIDAEHFDWIVFLPLADGFGAYNRYYGKLSDGHIRVRGIAARRHDTPPFIKEVQCRMLGVMKRAATIAELEETKEEAEQIFREAILALPAADPQQMAIGRRISRLVYRHRCLEGAAVQAYRDQGIELSPGMQIRYVVEDARHYRVVPAGSAISFDTAFYRTLLERAGEEILAAYPSAAPGKKMPVRSGNVPGVKKPGTGNATLF